A window from Malacoplasma iowae encodes these proteins:
- a CDS encoding site-specific DNA-methyltransferase, translating into MKDGKFDIQSFNNLFENKDFIANEHENYGFFWNGKNKLFQIINSNSLLTLKPNYDKSIDFKNSKNIIIEGDNLEVLKLLKSSYFEKIDVIYIDPPYNTGNDFVYNDKYKMSKSDYDESIENSNIKNSDSEGRYHTNWLNMIYPRLKLAKSLLKEDGIIFISIDDNEQARLKIICDEIFGEHNFVSCFIWQKTTAPKNNTKYVSINHDYVLCYSKRKENITINLDERTEKQLNDYKNPDNDPRGPWTRIKLRAPSYSKQNDYEIEFNGKIYAQPKGFSWIISKEKMKELIDDNRIYSEGEMIRKKAFLSESKQGVTPISLLLKEKVGISQNGTEELRKLFNNENIFSYPKPTKLIKYLINLSKNKNALVLDFFAGSGTTGQAVMELNKEDNGNRNFILVQLPEKIESEKFKSITDITRERIIRSINTFGYKEKGFKYFELTSSNFVELNDEIQPSFFDSKFKKDTNDIDLLYEIILKIGLDLNENFLEINLDGCKYFVDPSKTHIFSISDYNDTNLLVKHLVNIKKDDLELTCNLYIKEELFKDDSQKINIFKEIETRLENTSVRVL; encoded by the coding sequence GTGAAAGATGGAAAATTTGATATTCAGTCATTTAATAACTTGTTTGAAAATAAAGACTTTATAGCAAATGAACACGAAAATTATGGTTTTTTTTGAAATGGAAAAAACAAACTTTTTCAAATCATTAATTCAAATTCTTTATTAACACTAAAACCTAATTATGATAAAAGTATAGATTTTAAAAATAGTAAAAATATTATTATAGAAGGTGATAATCTAGAAGTTTTAAAATTACTAAAAAGTAGTTATTTTGAAAAAATTGATGTCATTTATATTGATCCTCCATACAATACAGGTAATGATTTTGTTTATAACGATAAATATAAAATGTCTAAAAGTGATTATGATGAGTCAATTGAAAATAGCAATATAAAAAACTCTGATTCAGAAGGAAGATATCATACTAATTGATTGAATATGATTTATCCTAGATTAAAATTAGCCAAATCATTATTAAAAGAAGATGGAATTATATTTATATCTATTGATGACAATGAACAAGCTAGATTAAAAATTATTTGTGACGAAATTTTTGGAGAGCATAATTTTGTTAGTTGTTTTATATGGCAAAAAACAACAGCTCCCAAAAACAATACGAAATATGTTTCTATAAATCATGATTATGTGTTGTGTTATTCTAAAAGAAAGGAAAACATAACAATTAATTTAGATGAAAGAACAGAAAAACAATTAAATGATTATAAAAATCCTGATAATGACCCAAGAGGTCCATGAACTAGAATTAAGTTAAGAGCCCCTAGTTATTCAAAACAAAATGATTATGAAATTGAATTCAACGGAAAAATTTATGCACAGCCAAAAGGCTTCTCATGAATAATTTCTAAAGAAAAAATGAAAGAATTAATAGATGATAATAGAATTTATTCAGAAGGTGAAATGATAAGAAAAAAAGCATTTTTATCTGAATCAAAACAAGGTGTTACCCCAATTAGTTTATTACTAAAAGAAAAAGTTGGAATATCGCAAAACGGAACAGAAGAATTAAGAAAATTATTTAATAATGAAAATATTTTTTCATATCCTAAACCAACAAAATTAATAAAATATTTAATAAATTTATCTAAAAACAAAAATGCTTTAGTTTTAGATTTTTTTGCTGGATCTGGTACTACAGGACAGGCTGTTATGGAGCTTAATAAAGAAGATAATGGTAATAGAAATTTTATTTTAGTACAACTTCCAGAAAAAATAGAATCTGAAAAATTTAAATCTATAACAGATATTACAAGAGAAAGAATAATTAGATCAATTAATACATTTGGCTACAAAGAAAAAGGTTTTAAATATTTTGAACTTACATCTTCAAACTTTGTAGAATTAAATGATGAAATACAACCTTCATTTTTTGATTCAAAATTTAAAAAAGATACAAATGATATCGACTTATTATATGAAATAATATTAAAAATAGGTCTTGATTTAAATGAAAATTTTCTAGAAATAAACCTTGATGGGTGCAAATACTTTGTTGATCCATCAAAAACACATATATTTTCTATTTCAGATTATAATGACACCAATTTATTAGTAAAACATTTAGTAAATATTAAAAAAGATGATTTAGAACTTACATGTAATTTATATATAAAAGAAGAATTGTTTAAAGATGACAGTCAAAAAATAAACATTTTCAAAGAGATAGAAACTAGATTAGAAAATACTAGTGTTAGGGTATTATAA
- a CDS encoding restriction endonuclease, with protein MKFNFNSNLSHQIDAIKSIIDIFENVKTRPGIFSLNKEISLFNVDSDNYYECYGNKIATLNWKEIISKNIKKIQYENGIDDNGEFSTTFDIEMETGTGKTYVYLRTIIELYQNYGFNKFIILVPSIAIKEGVIKTYNITKQHFKNLFSGVQYRMFEYDGSRISNLYDFFTSNNLEIMIMTVQSINKTSNNIYEKNDKLNGYSGIELISKTNPIIIIDEPQTTSSTDKSNEAINKLNPLFKIRYSATFRKRKNEKLMYKLDAIDAHEKKLVKRIVVHGSKVEDPYSNELTLIKVDNEKIFLNVYRNNKNKKVVVYKNDDLFEATELPLYKNKFIQDIVSFDTVILNDGSKLKLEKDSNSRKNIEIKQSQIEKTIIHHLDKQLELIDKNIKVLSLFFIDEVKNYRVKKSSTETIKGDYYVWFESIFKKIILENHKYHKLYDPKMIDDYLPKIHGGYFSGDKKFQTKDSTGKNADDVDTYKIIMQDKEKLLSINEPLSFIFSHTALREGWDNPNVFVICTLNSTNSEIKKRQEIGRGLRLCVDSSGNRVIDENINELIIVANESYEKFAEELQNEFREDGLRFNVFDKLKLRKILINYQCDDKEEFLWNILKTSNIIDENNIVTNNVYDDNLIEDIKSECKNLISDYILEHILNYLKLENKNIIKNYDNKQDIVLNKKLLEDENFIDFWNFISQKTFYKLSFTTKELIEKSIETINSEHQEYRKIYLYSEKQRIDINKDGVKSEKLSHSKKVINDLVEDNRCNIYEVVDQISEKTNIKRATIYKILISTYLNEYINKIPNYCIEKATNGIIKTINKLSADNIQYYCINDSYKINKFENNIPIYETSDLNVIIKNKDKTIYNIICCDSNVEKKFLIDTDLSDDIRFYIKFPNWYKIQTPIGGYNPDWGLYSVKDKKIIVETKGSTDFGQLRISEEDKINYGKKHFNALNGNIKFQLVSSFDELDKE; from the coding sequence ATGAAATTTAATTTTAATTCAAATTTATCTCATCAAATTGACGCTATTAAATCTATTATTGATATTTTTGAAAATGTAAAAACAAGACCTGGCATTTTTTCTCTTAATAAAGAGATTAGTTTATTTAATGTTGATAGTGATAATTATTATGAATGCTATGGAAATAAAATAGCAACTTTAAATTGAAAAGAAATTATAAGTAAAAACATTAAAAAAATTCAATATGAAAATGGAATTGATGACAATGGCGAATTTTCTACAACATTTGATATTGAAATGGAAACAGGTACAGGAAAAACTTATGTTTATTTAAGAACAATTATTGAACTTTACCAAAACTATGGATTTAATAAATTTATAATTTTGGTGCCTTCTATTGCAATCAAAGAAGGGGTTATCAAAACATATAATATAACAAAACAACATTTTAAAAATTTATTTTCAGGTGTTCAATATAGGATGTTTGAATATGATGGAAGTAGAATATCAAATTTGTATGATTTTTTTACATCAAATAATTTAGAAATAATGATAATGACAGTTCAATCAATTAATAAAACATCTAATAACATATATGAAAAGAATGATAAATTAAATGGTTATTCAGGAATTGAATTAATATCAAAAACAAACCCTATTATTATAATTGATGAACCACAAACAACATCAAGTACTGATAAAAGTAATGAGGCTATTAATAAACTTAATCCTTTATTTAAAATCAGATATTCTGCAACATTTAGAAAAAGAAAAAATGAAAAATTGATGTATAAATTAGATGCAATTGATGCTCATGAAAAAAAATTAGTAAAAAGAATTGTTGTTCATGGGTCAAAAGTGGAAGACCCATACTCAAATGAATTGACACTAATAAAAGTTGACAATGAAAAAATTTTTTTAAATGTTTATAGAAACAACAAAAATAAAAAAGTTGTAGTTTATAAAAATGATGATCTTTTTGAAGCTACAGAATTACCTTTATATAAAAATAAATTTATACAAGATATAGTTTCATTTGATACAGTTATTTTAAATGATGGTTCTAAATTAAAATTAGAGAAAGATTCAAATTCAAGAAAAAATATTGAAATAAAACAATCACAAATAGAAAAAACTATAATCCATCATTTAGACAAACAATTGGAATTAATTGATAAAAATATAAAAGTATTGAGTTTATTTTTTATTGATGAAGTTAAAAATTATAGAGTTAAAAAATCCAGTACAGAAACCATCAAAGGTGATTACTATGTATGGTTTGAATCCATATTTAAAAAAATAATTCTAGAAAATCATAAATATCATAAATTGTATGATCCAAAAATGATAGATGATTACCTACCAAAAATTCATGGTGGTTATTTTTCTGGAGACAAAAAATTTCAAACAAAGGATTCAACAGGAAAAAACGCAGATGATGTAGATACATATAAAATCATCATGCAAGATAAAGAAAAATTGTTATCAATTAATGAACCACTTTCTTTTATATTCTCACACACAGCTTTAAGAGAGGGATGGGATAATCCTAATGTATTTGTTATATGTACTCTTAATTCTACAAACTCAGAAATAAAGAAAAGACAAGAAATAGGAAGAGGTTTGAGATTGTGTGTTGATTCATCAGGAAATAGAGTAATAGATGAAAACATAAATGAATTAATCATTGTTGCTAATGAATCTTATGAAAAATTTGCAGAAGAATTGCAAAATGAATTCAGAGAAGATGGATTAAGATTTAATGTTTTTGATAAGTTAAAATTAAGAAAAATTCTTATTAATTATCAATGTGATGATAAAGAGGAATTTCTATGAAATATTTTAAAAACAAGCAACATAATTGATGAAAATAATATAGTAACAAATAATGTATATGATGATAATTTAATTGAAGATATAAAAAGTGAGTGCAAAAATTTAATTTCAGATTATATATTAGAACACATATTAAATTATTTAAAATTAGAAAACAAAAATATAATAAAAAATTATGACAACAAACAAGATATAGTTTTAAATAAAAAATTATTAGAAGATGAAAATTTTATTGATTTTTGAAATTTTATTTCACAAAAAACTTTCTATAAATTGTCTTTTACAACAAAAGAATTAATTGAAAAATCAATTGAAACTATAAATAGTGAACATCAAGAATATAGAAAAATTTATTTATATAGCGAAAAACAAAGAATTGATATTAACAAAGATGGTGTTAAATCTGAAAAATTAAGTCATTCAAAAAAAGTTATTAATGATTTGGTAGAAGATAATAGATGTAACATTTATGAAGTTGTTGATCAAATTTCAGAAAAGACAAATATTAAAAGGGCTACCATCTATAAAATATTAATTTCTACTTATTTGAATGAATACATAAATAAAATCCCAAATTATTGTATTGAAAAAGCAACTAATGGAATTATAAAAACTATAAATAAATTATCTGCTGATAATATTCAATATTATTGCATAAATGATTCTTATAAAATCAATAAGTTTGAAAATAATATTCCAATTTATGAAACTAGCGATTTAAATGTAATCATAAAAAATAAAGACAAAACTATTTACAACATAATATGTTGTGATTCTAATGTAGAGAAAAAATTCTTAATAGACACAGATTTATCTGATGATATAAGATTTTATATTAAGTTCCCTAATTGATATAAAATTCAAACACCTATTGGTGGTTATAATCCAGATTGAGGATTATATAGTGTTAAAGATAAAAAAATTATTGTTGAAACAAAAGGAAGTACTGATTTTGGTCAATTAAGAATATCTGAAGAAGACAAAATAAATTATGGTAAAAAACATTTTAATGCATTAAATGGCAATATTAAATTTCAACTAGTTTCTTCATTTGATGAATTAGATAAGGAATAA